The following is a genomic window from Leishmania donovani BPK282A1 complete genome, chromosome 33.
ATCCCGCATGCACAACCGTGCCCGCGTCAACATGTAGTGATCAATCACACACCTCTCCCTGCAcactgcacacacacctcaaAGCAAGCGTTCCTGTTGCTCTTCTTGCCATCGCCCCTCACCTTAGTCGGCTAGCTGATCCCCCTTTTttccgcttcttcttccctccgtgtcttgttttctttttgtttctttgcgtatgcgtgtgcacgtgctcgTCTGCGTCTGTCCCGTTTTTTGTCGCGCGTGTGGATGCACTCGCCTGTAGGGAGTGTGTATTAattctctttccctctctgtgtgtttgtgtatcGTGTTTGACGTGCCCAACTCCCTTTCTCACGTTCTATGTTACTCTTCTCGTTCAGTCCCTgtctcgcacacacactcttcccttccttccctttctctctcttcttgaTCTTTTTTccagttttttttttcgttcctccctcgccgttttccttcgctttcttgtgtgtgtgtgtgtcgttgtGTCATTGTAGCCTCTGTCTGTTCGCGTGCCTCTTTTGGTGTGTTGCCACCtatttttgttgttgttctttgTTTGCTGACTTGtttgcggtggtggtggctgatTGTActtcgcttctttttccttttggtATTTTGCGTTTTGCTGCTCTTGTGCGTATGTATCGGTGCTGTTTTTAGGGGTGGGGCTCTCCGTTTCTCgcgtgctgcttctctctgcaTCGTCGCATAAAAGAGCTTCTGTCTGCACGAGGCACAGAATCAGAGCAAGACAAGCAGACACGCTACTCTACGTCCCGAACATCAAGTTTTTGTTTGTCTTTCGTGTCGGTCGCTTGTGCGTCTGTCTTTTTGCgagcgagtgcgtgcgtgccgtgtcgactttcctcttttttcaGCGGTAAACTCGCCTCACTCTTTGTTTCGTCGCACGCGCActggcgcgcgtgcctgcgcatACGTGCATCTCGTGAAGTAGTGCATTTCTTGTTTCGTATAATAGCTATATACATGACCAAGAGATCTTCCTTCATCTTGCCAGTATTCCTTCACCGTCTTGCTGTGTGCTCCTCTcccacacaaacgcacgagcgccagcacacacacgtacacgcgcacagataAAAGAACGAATAGCCGTAAACTGCCTCTCCCGCTCCCTCCATTCCACACTTGCGCCTCCCACTTAGTCCGAGGACTGTGTCTTCGCTCGCACCTCTACTATTGCGGCTGGTCGCCTCTTGCAACGCCGTCACAGTATTGCGCTTCTCCAAGGGCTGCCTCACGGGACTTGGGCACGAGAAAAAGCGGGGAGACATTATAGACGGCACGGCACGTGAAACGCTGTTGTGCAACAGGGGGCGAGAGCGAAGCAAGAAGAAGTGAGGGGCGTCATTCCTCGTGCTCGCTCGCTCATTTTCTCTCGGTGGGCGTCGTCGGAGGTGCGAAACAAGAACGCAAATTGGCGGAAGGACAGAAAACCCGAAAGCAGAAGATTGAAAACGgtgatttttttttcctgtgaCCTGCTTGTATGTATGGTAACTGcgggaaacgaaaaaaaagcaaacgGGGATAAAAGTAAAACGCCTCTGCCGTGAAGATACGTGCACCACTAACCACGTATATTGTGCCTAGACTGCACGGcgcaccctcccctcccgccAACGGCACGCACTCAGTCTAGCAAaaacggagaagaggcgctTGTTCTCCTCGTTTGCGAATTCGCCGGTTCTTTTCCCGTACGCCTTTTCCGTTGCTCCTAGTGAttcccttcttcctccgcccccccccctcaccccccaAAGCACACCCTTTTTGCTGACTATTTTCAACagcttttgtgtgtgtgtgtgggtctTCCTGTGCTCACGGCTCCCCCTCcctacacacgcacccacccTCGCAGTCGCCATTCTTTTCGTTCCTTTTTCGGCCTCAGTAATACGGTTGCCATTGTCTTTTTCGTTTGCGTGTCTCGGCGCGACGGCGATTCCGTGCAGCCCTTCGGACAAGGGCGTACGGAGCCGGAAGGGAGAAAGTAAGGAGTGAAACGAAACAGAGAGCGTCTATCCTCACACCGACATCCCAATAGCCCGTTGCTTGGCCAACACGGCGTTGCTGTGAGCTGACTGCTTCCGCTTCATACTTGTAgcgtattttttttttacgtactcctccctctccatctcctgGAACTgctgtgttttttttttttttgctcctTCCGTGCCTGTGCATCTCTCGCTTCCCCAGCTGCAGTGTCTCCTTGCTTTGCctttcgcgtgtgtgtcttgtcTGCACAAGAGCAGTAACTCATCGGCTTGCGAATCGAagcagcgtgcgcgcttATATCCGTATCAGcacatacatgtatatatcGATATTGATATATACACCTGCTTTAGTGCTTTCAACGCGATCGCAGGCCCTCCCCCATACACTTACACACGTGTCGCGTAGCGGTAACGGTAATTTGCCTTCCCGTTGCTCAGAGTCGCGCTTAAGTGTAGGAGAGCACGCCCAAGGACTTCAAGAGAGACCCAGCACGCATCTTCAACACTGCCAGCGGTTGTCTCGCCACTTCGAAGCTCTGCTGCGGCCCGCTAGCCATCGCGCAAATACTGGTCAGCCGGTGCGCGCACCATAGGTCGAGTCAGCAAACAGGAGTGGAAGAAACGTACATGTAGTTGCATGGTGGACGAGAAAATCCACATCATCATTCCCTTATTCCCACCCCAGCCAACCACCCACGCGCCGAGCCTTCACACGTGCATTACCACCACCGACCATCGCAGACTTCCTCGGCGTGGGATAAGGGCGACACAGTTTTTCGTCCTTTCTTTTCCAGTCGACGATAGCGTCACTGCCACCACGACGCAGAGCACTAcgttctctttcttttcatCTTTACGTCTTCTTTGTTTCACtcgcttgtgcgtgcgttgaCGTGTCCTTTTTGCCCTTTTCATTCAacgttttttctttgttatcgttttctttttctttcgtatgtgtgtgtgtgtgaaggggCGCCGATCCTCTGCCGGCTCACTTGCTAGCCGATATTGGCCCTTCATTTGGATTTGGtgctcttcccctcccctcccctccccccagcatctgcacacacacacacacacacacacgaggcGTGAATTGCCGAAGCAAGTCCATCGgcgaaggaaaggggagaagCTGTGTGAGAGGCGCAAAGGTCTCTCCCTGTCGCTTCTCTGAAGAAGAGTCTCATTATTGGTCGAGGCTAAGAGGGGCATCCTTTGGCTCTACTCTTCCATatctgcgtctctctttcctgGCCTGCTCGCTCTTTGACTCGCTGAGTGCGCGCAGCTGTAAGTGCGCTTGCCCGTCTACGCTGGCGTTTGGGTATCTCGCTGCATCTGCAACATCTCATACCAACGCGCTCGCTGGGCGTGGATGCAATGTTCGGCTGCGAGATGATGAGAttgagcagcggcagcgttcTCGGAGCTGCCCTGAGCCTTGCCGTCACCACCATGGGTGCCGGCATCCTCACACTGCCTTCCGCCTACGCAGATGCAGGCATCATCCCTGCAACTCTTATCCTCGTCGGTGTCGGCATTCTCACGGTGTTCTCGATAGACTACATCATCCTCGGTGTAGACAAGCTGGGTCGTAACTCGTACGAGGAGCTCACACGTGAGTTGCTTGGCAAGAAGGCGGAGGAAGTGGTACGATGGATGCTAATCATTTATAACACGGGATCTGCTATTGGCTacctcgtcgtcttcgaaGACCTTGTAGCACCGATGCAGCCTCTCGTCACCAGCTACCTGCCCGCGCTCACCACGCCGAAGCACTCGCTGCTTTCCTTCTGGGCCGTCTTCATCCTGCCGCTCTCCTGCGTTCCCACGCTGGGGGCCCTGCAcatctcctccttcctcgccATCTCGGCGACGAGTTTCATCTGCATCATGATTATTTTCCGCTACTTCGTGCCGGGCCCCACGGAGCTATCCGCCATGACGACAGACGCCATCGCCAACGGCACAGCATCTGCCAACTGGTGGTTGGGTAAGTACCCCTTGCTGGCTCTGCCGATCATCATGTTCTCGTTCGACTGCCAGTCCCTCGTATTTCAGATATACGCTGGCCTGGACGACATGCGGCGAAGCGTCATGATTAAGGTGGCCATCATCAGCCTCATCGTCACTGGCGTCATCCACGCTGCCGTCGGTCTCTTTGGCTACCTCTCGAACCCGGTGGACGTGCGCGAGAACATCATCAGCAACTACGACCCCAACGTCGACCGCCTCTTTCAGATTGGCTACCTCCTGTACACCGCACCGATGATTTTAGCATTCGTTTTGATGATGTTCCCTATTCGCGACTCGATCTTCATTTTGTGGTATGGCTACAGCTCTGCGTCGATGGCGACACACGTACCGCGTAGCAAGGACTTCACGCGACTTGTACACCAAGAAGAAGCGCTGGAGCTGATGGTGAATGCGGAAAGTGAGCATCAGCGCAGCCACTGTAACGGCTTCGGTAGCAAACACAACAACTACGGCAGCGTCAAGGAGGAACTGCAGCAAGTTATCGAAGCGAAGAAGCACCACAACGATATTGAGCGGATTCCGCTGCGAGATCATCTCATCATTAGCATCACACTGAGCACTctgtgcgtggcggtggcccTCCTGGTTCCCGGGATCGTGTCGGTGGTCTCGTTACTTGGAGGTCTGTGTTGCTCCACGCTGTGCTTTATCGTGCCTGGTCTGTACCGCTGGCAGCTGCACTACAAGAATATTGCTCGCTGCCAGGCGTTTTGGGAGATGGCGCTCATGGTGTTCATGGTAGTCtttggcggcgtcgccgccatcttAGGCACAGCTGTGTGGGTCGAGGGCGTCCTACTCAGCATTTAATGATCACGGTGTGGCGAACACAGGGCGTTTGCCCACCGTGaaggtttttttttgcgcacAAACGcaagtatatatatatatatatatatgtatatgcgcatgtgtgtgtgtgtgtgcactcCGTTGAGCTGCTATTGCGGTCTAATTGGATTACACTCCCTTtatcgcccccccccaccttcCCCTTTTTATTTTagtcttctttttccttctgtgttgtctgtgtgtgtgtgtgtgtgtgttcatgTTTTTGTGACCCACTCTCCCCATGTTGTTCTCCTTTGatttgctgctgttgttaAGTAATCTTTAAGAATAACAGACGTGTGTGTTTACGGGTTCGACATCCGCTAGCCGCCCCCCACCGCTTCCTTccacgcatacgcacatacGCGCCAGCCAATATCggtccctccccctcccgccgtCTTTGATGATATCGTtgccgtctctctttctctctttatcgccctccctcctgcgcATCCGTACAGACACATTCCAGTATGATATATTCCCTTTCTTCCTTTCCTCACTGCGCGTGTTCTTTCCACTCGCCCCGTGGCCTAATTCTTGTCTTTCTAACGCTCCATTTTTTTCTTTACTTCTtcttgcccctcccccgcgccTACGCACATGTACACACGCATCGGCGCAAACAGTTCCTTCGTTCAACGGCGCGTTGCACGCGTGTCTTTGCCCGGTGCAGGAACAGAGGGTGtttttctctcgcttctccGTGTCTCATTCCGTTCGCCCACCTCCCCATGTGTTGGGGTGGCTGCGCTCGATGGCCCCATGAGTGTGTCGTTGTCTTCTTCCCCTACTTGTGCATGGGCGCCTCTGCTCGTTTCTCTCCTCACTctctcacccctcccccgatAAAGTGTCCAGGTGGCTGCGcctgcctgtgcgtgtgtattcCATGCCGGGCGGAGAGGCGAGCACCGAGAGGAGCGGCACAAGCTGAGACAAGGGCAAACAAAATGGAATCATCAGCGCAGCATAAGATGTGTGGCATCGAtggatgccgccgcctctgtatcacctccctcccctttctgACGAAGAAACAAGAGTCTGGCACTCTTCCGCGCTTGTCTGTGCGACAGTGAGtgaaggcgagagagagagtaaAGCGAAAAAAATATATAGCGCTGTTGTTGCTTCTTGCTTTAAGCTGCGATGCAGATGGCACGAGCCTCGTGGGTGCACGCACatatacagagagagaaagggagagagagagatgtatgggagggagagaaagtggggagagggggtgggcatGCATCCCACCAGCACattcacgcacgcgcgtgtgtgcctgtgcacgtgtggCAGGTGCAACCATGAGTCGCTTCCGGTTACGAGACCGAGTTAGGGCGCACCGCTCTGTCACGGCTATCTCTCGGTTATCCTTTCAGTACCATGTGTTCGCTTAACGCCCCCTTCTTCGCGCGCCCGCACTCACGTAAGTGCGGCTCTGTGGGTAGATCGCTAAGGGCAGTCGATCGCGTCGGAGAGCCTGCTTGTTATTCGTGAGGTCTTCTTTTTCATCTCCCCTTCGTTATCTTCTGCCACTGCGGAGCCGCGTGTGGGGGGTATGGTCGTTGGTgagggtgtgcgtgtgtacgtgtgcatgccttccttctctgttttttttttgtgtccTTCGCGGTGAGGTCTACTACAAGAGCAGCGCCCTCTAcgtaggtgtgtgtgtgtggcatgCGGTCATCCTCGCTGTCTCTTCTCCGcttgcttcttttttcccttcgTTTTTCAGCCGACATGGGCACatgtgctggcgctgcaggcgcgtcacgcgcgccgcTCACTACCGTTAGTCTCTGGGCATTGTGCGTTGAAAGACAGCGACAGCGTTCACAGGCTTTCGAAATCGGCAATGCAAGAGGAACCGACACCAACTGCAGTAGATAACGGGCCTGGTTATCGCTTTCAGGCGCCAGGCCCACATTCCCCGAAACCGCGCTACACGATGCGGTACGCTGAGACAAAAGCTACTTGGCAGAAGCTGTCCGACACCAGACGAACAAGGATGCTCAACCCACGGGACGACAGGGGATTATCCTTGCACAGCTGCGCGGGGGCACCTGTCCGCACCTCGGGtccccgcagcggcgggtgacTAGCAGAGACAAGATGGCGCCCTATATCTACTAATCCGCTGGCATTGTGGGGCGCCCCCGTGCCACTTTGGTACGACAAGCCATGAGATCTCTCTGCGCAGGTAAATGCTTATCCGCCGGCCCCCTCTACCctcgacacacacactcgtGTCAGAGGCGTGCGGATTCAGAAGAGGGCGGAATGCCCCCATCCCCTGCAGCCACAGGCCAATGGCATCGACGGAAATGGAAGATNNNNNNNNNNNNNNNNNNNNNNNNNNNNNNNNNNNNNNNNNNNNNNNNNNNNNNNNNNNNNNNNNNNNNNNNNNNNNNNNNNNNNNNNNNNNNNNNNNNNNNNNNNNNNNNNNNNNNNNNNNNNNNNNNNNNNNNNNNNNNNNNNNNNNNNNNNNNNNNNNNNNNNNNNNNNNNNNNNNNNNNNNNNNNNNNNNNNNNNNNNNNNNNNNNNNNNNNNNNNNNNNNNNNNNNNNNNNNNNNNNNNNNNNNNNNNNNNNNNNNNNNNNNNNNNNNNNNNNNNNNNNNNNNNNNNNNNNNNNNNNNNNNNNNNNNNNAGCAAGGCACACGGGCAGGGTGCGCAGGGTCTCAGAAGGCCCTGACCTGAGGCTGGCCAACTTCCTCTCTTCGCCCATCCAGCATGCGAGtaaccccccccctccctgcctaCCACCCGCGCGgacgacgccaccgcttgtgccctcgagcagcacccTGGCCGCGGCCCGCGTTGGATCGATGCGTGCAGTCCATCTGCGTCTCCGTGTGGGGCCGTTCACGGAGCACGCATGCggagaagggacgaggaagggaTGAGAAGAGCCCGTTCGGGGCATGACCCCGATGCAACGGCAGGGTGGCTCGTCCGAGACGACGACGGATGTAGCTGCAgtgcggcagaggtggaTGAGCTGTGGCTGAGCGTGCGTATACGTTTGCCAGCTTGCTGGTGGCATAACGCCACGTTCGTAGTAAGAAAACGAGCTTCATCGACCCTTTATCTCAAGCACCTGGTGCGTCGTCATAGCCTCCTTGTCTAGCGCCCCCCTCTGCATCCTTCTCTCCCGTCtgctctctctatctctgcTTGCTCGCCAagccccctctcctttcgtTTCCGTCGCCCTCACGTGGATTACGCTTTCCCCCAGCgtactctctctctctcattgCGCGTCATCCTTATCGTCCGTTACCGTCTCTCCTTCACGAAGAAATCGGCGTTGATGCGGGGCCCACCAGCTCGAATTCGTAGCTGGTGTAGGCTGCGGTCCcctctgcagcagccacggtCAATGAAACGACGCTGGGAGGGAAGTGGCAGGAGGGTGGAGGCATCGCCAACTATGGCATCGTCCGGTCAATGCACGATCGCGGATAACAGAGAAGCGAGGTGAAGCGGAGGGAAGCGGGGGGAGGCTTGAAAGGCGAGGAAGTGGAAAGGGCGAGCAGGAGCGGGGGCCTGCACAGCGATCAATGATAGGAAGCCCAGCGCAAGAAACGTAGGGCAgtgacgcgcacgcacccagTGAGAAAATGCTAAAATAAACATTTGTTTCCTTTCTTATTTGGGTTTttgctttgtgtgtgtttgtgtgtctgtgcccgGATCGCTTACtgttctcttcctctctccctttgACTTGTCGATTTCCCATCcaacgcgcacacatccGGATGTGACGCGATTTACTTGCTGTACGTTTTCTTGTTCTCTTGGCTTGCGTAGCTCTTTTTGTTCActcccttttcgttttggGTGTTTGCCTTGCGTGACACACGTTGCGCTGAGAAGTGttgtgtgtatatatgtgtgtgtgtgtgtggccgtTGCTTTTCGCGTATTTcggctctcctcctctttctaTGTAAACATGTTGTCGTCTTTGAATCTCTGTGGTGGTTTGTTTGTTCTTTAAGCTTAGGAGCTGCGACGTCTGCGTACGTGTGTTTGCGCTTTTATTTCACGTGGGATGCCGAGTAGGTCAGATTCCGGCGGCGTACCTGAGGAAGTAGCGGGCACCGGTCTGCTGCGGTGGTTGTCGCTGCCTCGTTGTTTACtgcttttttgttgttgttcagTCGTCGCGTTTGGTCTCAGTGCACGagttgccttttttttctatgCTCTCAACTTGTACTTGGTGGACGCGGCACTTTGAATGTTGTTGCACGCGAGGTTTTCTGGTCACTCGTCTggcttcttttcgttttgttttctgaattcgtgtatgtgtgcttgAGCAACGGCTGTCGTTGGATGACTGGAGAAGAGGGCATGGCGCGGCATTCGACACGCCTTACAGATGAGCCATCTGCTTAcattttcgttttttttttctttttgcggTTGCAAACCGCTTTCATCCTCCTCAGATGATGCTCATCACACGCGTATGAGAAGGacgtctctgtgcgtgcgcgcatacATCTTCCTTCTCCCGCTTGGCACTTGCGGAACGCCTTTTCTATTGCCTCTCTTTTTCAAGAATCATTGGCCAATCCGCAGCGGCACTCGTGTGCATTCCGCCCCGCGCCGTTTTTTCtgttcccccctccccttcccgtTGCCGTTCAGTGATCCCTGCACTGCTTTCCATTTTTGAGAATGGCCAGCACGTGTGAAAGTTTCTGTTTGTCCGCATTTTTTTTGCGTTGTCTTCCCTTCGCTCGCTCActgcccccgccctctccaAACTTCCAAATCTCCGCCTTGCCCGTCtatgccgcagctgctccggcCTCATGTTTGTTTCCACTGTATTCTTAATcgtgtgtgcatctctctcttcgcgATGTAGGGCGCTcgcttttgtttttctgCTTGGGTTTGTCTCAAACAGCGGATGCACGCACAtgggcacgcacacgcacacacacacaaactcagTCACGTGCAGGCCCACACTCACACTCGCTCGTCCGCACGCGTCAGGCGATCGATATCAGCTATGAGCAGGGAGGACCGAAACTCAGGCAGTACTCAAGGACCCGTAATAAAGCACGAAAGAAATCTAATAATCGCGAATACCTTCAGCACAGCCATAAAGAATGTGCTGTCGGCACCACCCGAGTCAGAGAAGAGCAAGCATGCACAGAGAGTGAGAAGCAAGAGGAGGTGGGctcgcggcgtcggcgcaggGGCTCTCACACTAATtagccaccaccacctctccatctctctccaTCCGTGGCTTTACTGGGGTCTTTTCTCGTCTCCGCCACTTGAAGCTGTCTCAGCTATCGCCCGCCCCACCCCTTGCTCCAGCGCAAGCTGTCATCTGTGCTCACGTCCCTGCATGCTGAGTATGCACGAAACGGGCAATGAGGGAGTATgtattctttttttttgtggctGAGCTCTTTGTGTGACTGTCGAGCTGTCGTGACAGGTACCTTAGTCATTTCTGCCGGGCACAACGCCTCAAGACCTACTTCGTCTCCGTTTCTGTGGctcgcccctctctctcttcgctcttttctttgtgtgttgGGGGGATCTACATCCGGAAATACCGCGTTATCGTCTTCCCTCCCCGTGTCGCCTGTCCtttcatctctctccctcgcttgcGCGTTCACTGTGTCACCCATGCCTGCTGCCCTTCACCGTTTCGCGCAGGCACTTTTGGATCTACGGGGGCGAGAGCAGGCGAACGTGCCCTCGGCACTGACGTAAGGAGGAAGAAACCGAAGGCGACCAAGGCACATGTAAGgcaacacacgcgcacacacacacgcgcaaacgcggcagcagcaaaggagagggagaagaaggttATGTGGCGACCACGACGAGCGCAGGGCGTCGGAAGCGGGGAGGATATCCACCACCTGGTCAGCGCTGTACGTCGCCAGCGTATTCGCTCTTTGCCTTCATGCTTCGCAGTCGCAACGGAAAttgcccgccgctgctgcagctacTCGATCGAGTCCTTTCAAACCGACAGCACCGAGGCGAAGAATCCTTCTCGTGTTGTGGGTACCGCCCCGACAGAGATGCACGAGTGGCCAAGTGcgctcgcccctccctctccaatTCCAGCGACGGAGAAAGCGGGCATCATTGCGGAGTGGGTGCCGGACGCCTTGGGCTACCATCTACCGCTTGGTTTGCGAGAGCGTTGGGAGCCTTCGTCCAGAGCCAGTCCAACTGAAGCGGGTGGCTTGAAGGCTTCTAACGATGCTGAGACCCACGGCACAGAGCAGCAAGAGCTTGAGGAGGTGTCAAGCGCTGGAGACCCGTGCGCGAGCAGCCGagtcggcggcagcggcagcggccatcGCAGTGTTCACTCCGACGGCCCCCCATTCTGCGGTCCTCTGCCCAACTTCGCTACGTCACCGGTGTTCGAATGGAAGCGGTGTCTGTGGCAGTGGCGTCCGGTGAAGATCACGTCTGCAGCAGGCACGCCACACCATACGAGCCTCACCGTCACCGTACCGATGTCATCCAGTGGAGAGAGACGATCTTTGCAGGACGAGACGcactgcagcgacggcgacaaaAACGACCTCGCTGAAGGAGGGCTAGGCGAAAGCTCGCAAGTCTACCATCTTGTGCCGTTTTTACTCTGTCCGACGCTCGAGGTGTGCGCCACTCAGCCCCTCATGCATGATAGCCTGCGAGAGGAACTTGCGGCAGCCCAAAGCGCTTGCCATCATCGGCGCCGGTGTTGGTCAGAGGACGCGAAGCAGGACCGCCTTGGCACTCGCCACTGCCCAGCATACTCTGAGCGCGAGACTCGATTGTGGTCGATCACCATGCCTACTCCCGTTGGTgagctcgctctctcctccccgaAGGACGCTGACGGTGATGACGCGATCAAGCAGAGCACCATGCTTGAGCTGCCGACCTTCGCGATGATTGAAGGCGAGCCCCCAATGAGGGTAGGAGGGCGTATCAGAGCTTGCTGGGGCCGTGGAACCACCcgcccagcgccgccggaAGCGGAGACATGGGAAGCCGCCACGGAAGCCGCGCGGGGTGAGCAAAGCGCCTCAGCCGGCAATGCCGCCGTCCCCTACGTCCACGTCTTCTGCTCTGAGATGAGCGCTGCGTGCAGCGAATCCCTTCTGTCGCAGACAAGCATCAAGGCGTCAGAGTcgcacacgccctcctcATGCGACGTGTTGAGTCCGACGCTACCCCTCACGCGTCGCAATGTTGTGGGTGGGGGACTTGCGGAGCTCATTCTCGCCGTGGACCGTTACGCTGCCTTGATCGCACGCGGTGAGTTGGCGCTGTCCGCCGCCTGCTGGGCGACGCTCTGTGACACGAAGAACTGGTGGGtcgtgcagcgcctgcgcgtgtgcccgcTGGAGATGGAGCGTGAGCTGGTCGCGGCCACTGAGGCACACAAACTCTGGCAGCAATACGCCGTTTCACGCAACAGCACCTTGGTGGGGAAGAGCAGCCACGGCATTTGCTTTTACGACTACCCTTTCTTGGCGAAGTGGCCACTTGGCCGACAAGAGACGATCAAAGCCACTGCGCCCATCAGAGCTCACACTCGCTGGCGTGTTTGAGGGAGCGggttggggagggggaggtcgAAAGaggcgtttgtgtgtgcatcgTAGGGGAAGCGAACGTGCAAACGCCTTGTCAGAATCGGGCGTGAGCGCGTACGCATACGTAGTCTTAGCCGTAGGGGAGTAGAGTACGCTCTCACCGAGACGTCTTCCTGCACGCCTCCCCTTTTTTCCATCACCCAGCACCACCGCTatcccttcccttctccgtgccgctggtgagagagagaaactCTAtgtctcctcccttctctcggCTCAGTCCGATGGCATCTCTTCTTCTGTGGTCCGCCGAGTGGATGtgtgggcgcgtgcgcgtctcaCGCGCCCAcactctcttcctccttttgTGATTGCATGTGTTTTTGTTTGTCGTTTACTTTGTTCACATCTGCTACGCGTGCCGCCACCTCACAAGACGCCATCTGGCTTCTTTGTCGTcttctgcttctctgcccagtgtgtgtgtgtgtgctatctgtctctcctcctgcttcATGCAAGGCGAGGTGCAGACCgatcacacgcac
Proteins encoded in this region:
- a CDS encoding amino acid permease-like protein, producing MFGCEMMRLSSGSVLGAALSLAVTTMGAGILTLPSAYADAGIIPATLILVGVGILTVFSIDYIILGVDKLGRNSYEELTRELLGKKAEEVVRWMLIIYNTGSAIGYLVVFEDLVAPMQPLVTSYLPALTTPKHSLLSFWAVFILPLSCVPTLGALHISSFLAISATSFICIMIIFRYFVPGPTELSAMTTDAIANGTASANWWLGKYPLLALPIIMFSFDCQSLVFQIYAGLDDMRRSVMIKVAIISLIVTGVIHAAVGLFGYLSNPVDVRENIISNYDPNVDRLFQIGYLLYTAPMILAFVLMMFPIRDSIFILWYGYSSASMATHVPRSKDFTRLVHQEEALELMVNAESEHQRSHCNGFGSKHNNYGSVKEELQQVIEAKKHHNDIERIPLRDHLIISITLSTLCVAVALLVPGIVSVVSLLGGLCCSTLCFIVPGLYRWQLHYKNIARCQAFWEMALMVFMVVFGGVAAILGTAVWVEGVLLSI